In Schizosaccharomyces osmophilus chromosome 1, complete sequence, the genomic window CTTGCTCAATGGGAATTGATTGGGATGGGTCGACATCAAAGTCAAGCATACCTCGGAGAGTACATTTTCTAGTTTGTTCGTAGTGAGTCTTGGCAAATTCAGCATATGCTGATTCATTTTGGTTGCGAACGGCCTCTTGGAGGGAAGCGACTGCTTTGGGATGGTTAACATGCTCTTCACCGCCGTCTCGGTAGTTGTAATCACCCATGTCAGGGATATCTAAACCGACGATGGAATCACTCCTAGGATAGCCACGTTCATGAAAAGCCAAAGCGTCCAAAGCAATATGCTCAAAAGTGACACCACGGATACGAGATGCAGTACCCATGAAACATCTTTCAATAACTTCAGTATCAATACCGAgagcttcaaaaatttgagCACCCTTGTATGATTGAAGCGTGGAGATACCCATCTTAGACATAACCTTCAAGATTCCACCATTCATGGCGTGTTTGTAATTTTCGACAGCTTTTGCTTCAGTAACACCAGGCTTCAATGCATTCTGTCTTTGAAGCTTAACAATAGCCTCCATTGCCAAATAAGGACAAACAGCATCGGCACCATAACCCAGAAGAATACAAGCATGGTGAACCTCACGAGCATCACCAGACTCACAGATAAGAGCAATGCGTGAACGTAACTTTCGTTGAACTAAAAAGTGATGAACAGCACCGCAAGCGGCAACAGATGATAACGGGACACGTTCAGAGTTTGCATCTCTATCAGAAAGCACTACAATTTTGTAATCATTTTCTATAGCGTCGACAACCCCGGAGCAAATGCGATCAAGAGCAGCACCATAGCCCCTTGGACCTTCACTTTTACCAAAGGTAATATCAATGGCTGCAACCTTCCAATCAGGATGTAGGAGGGTGACATTCTTCAAAGCATTCAGCTCTTCCAAAGTAAGGATGGGAGTAGGAAGACGTAAGCGACGGCATTGAGAAGGATCAATTTCAAGGAGATTACCGCTTGGGCCAATATAACATTGCAAGCTCATAACAATTGCTTCACGGATAGGGTCAATCGGAGGATTGGTAACCTGAGCAAACAACTCACGGAAGTATTCATAAAGGAGACGAGGTTCACTAGAAAGGCATGCAATGGCTGCATCGTTACCCATACTGCCAAGAGTTTCTTTACCATCATTGGCCATAGGTGCAATGACCATATTAATTTGCTCTAAATTATAGCCAAAAGCTAAGAGCTGCTTGTCATCACCAAGAGCTTCGCTATTAATGTTGGGAGTAAGATCAATGTTGCTATCTCCAACCAAAGTATCTACTATGTTATTCATATCCAAAAGTTCTTGATCGATCCAACTACGGAAATCATACCGATTTGCAATATTGTGCTTGAGCTCTTTGTCGTCTACAATACGGCCTTCTTTGGTATCGACTAAAAGCATGCGGCCCGGACAAAGGCGTCCTTTTTGAACTACCCTTTCCGGCTCAATGCCAACAGTTCCTACTTCAGAGGCACAAATCATCATATCGTCAGAAGTCAAATAATAACGGCAAGGGCGTAAACCGTTGCGATCAAGATTGGCACCGCAATAACGACCATCggcaaaaatgaacaaagcAGGGCCATCCCAGGGCTCCATTTGGCAAGCCACCCATTCATAAAAAGCAGCTTTTTCGTCGGTGAGACTATTGTCATTTTGCCAAGCTTCTGGAATCAACATCATGACAGCCTCAGGCAAAGAAACCGTACCATTAACGCAAAGTAACTCTAACACATTGTCAAAGGCAGCAGAATCGGAGCCACCACGTTCTATAACAGGCAACAATGAGGACAACTGATCCCCGAATTTAGATGATTTCAATAAGCCTTCACGAGCTCGCATCCAGTTTTTATTACCTCGTAATGTGTTGATTTCACCGTTGTGAGCGGCTAAACGCATGGGCTGAGCACGGTCCCAAGAGGGAAAAGTGTTTGTGGAGAAGCGGGAGTGCACGAGAGCAAAATGAGCAACATATTCGGCATTATTTAAGTCCAAGAAGTAGTTATACACTTGAACAGGAGCCAATTGGCCTTTATAAACGATAGTATCACGACTAAGAGAGCAAATGTAAAaccatttttcttttccaatttgaTTTGCGCTTTGTTTGCGAAGGAGATAGAgttgtttttcaaagagGTTTTCGTCGAACTCCACATGGCCGTGGTACACAGGCTTGTAAACGATTAAGGGCTGCAAGATGGTAGGTTCACGAGAAAGAGCAGCAGGGCCAAGGATACTATTATCGCACGGTACGGAACGCCAGCCGAGAATTTCGAGTTCAAGAGCATTGGCAACCTTGGTAAACGACTCAACACCCTCCTGACATACCTCGAGCTCAGGAGAAAAGAACACGTTACCGGTAGCGTATTGACCGGGCTGGGGAAGGTCGTAGCCAAGGATCTgtttgaattctttttgcatgAAGGTATAAGGCATAGAAGTCATGACACCAGCACCGTCACCATCACGGGTATCAGCACCGGTTGCACCACGGTGGGTCATGTTGCATAACAATAAACGAGCATCGGTGACGATTTTATGATTGCCTTGGCCCTTGACGTGGCACACGAAACCTACACCACATGAGTCTTTCTCATAAGCAGGGTCATAAAGGGCCTGCGCTTTAGGAAGAGAGCCAGCCCAAGCTTCATTTCCTTCTACATCGTAAGGATAGATGGGGGCATGAGGGTAGTCATCAGAGAGAGATGGCACGGTGTTTGCATTTTGTGTTAGGTTATCTACCGATGTAGCATTTTGATTGACGGATTCAACAGGCTTGTTCGTGGAAGACAAGACAGCCATAATATATCAATGGGGGAAAACAGCACGCAATTAAAGAAGTGACCTGTTGAAAGTTAGTAATGGAAGAGAAACTTATAAGGCTGGAAAAAGATGGTAAACAGCATGTTTCCGCTCGATATCCGAGTCTCAAAATATTCacatgaaatgaaatgaaaaaggcAAACAAATCCCGCTGCAACTGCTGTGTAAAATACATACCTGAATTCCTATTTCAGaattaaataaaggaaaaagatataaatagagaaacaagaaataacAAGAACGAACCGCAATTTCAGGTCTACCAGCAAATACAAAGAAGTACGAAGAAAGGAGAGCAGAGTAAAACAGACACAAAAACTAATTCTTTTCGAATTGTGTTATGGGTGAAAGAAAACGTGAGCAGGGACGTAGAGTGAAGGTAATTGCAAAGGAAACCCTTCTATGACCAAATTCGAACGGCTAGTAACTAGTATacaacgaaaaaaaaaagaaatttcttaGTTTCAGACAAGGAAAAGAGTGAATCACAGTCCCAACCTCggcctttttctttctaatttttgttCGTGCTGGCTTGCAAAAGAGAGGCTTCAATAGTAGAAATTGGTGGGCTTTTGTATGGGTGAGCCTCTCGAGTCCATGACGTCTCAAACCTCCAATGAAAACAGTCCGATTTTGAAGTTccaatcaaaaaaaaagagattgaAACTGATTGATAAGTGAGTATTTGTCGTGCATTTGATTGGTCCGCTTATTAAAAATACTCCACTTTTGATAACACTAAACTCAGCTCGCTCTATTCAGTTACGTTATCCTAACATACCGTAGCGAAACGGACGTTCCGTAAACCCTTCCTCTACCTCTAGGCATGGAGAGAAAAGTCTATGCCgttttattatttttaaagcGCATCGcctatttttttataaacattttctttgttttagGAGCTTGGAAACCAAACGGAGGGTTCACGAGCAGCCCTTTTTGGTGGACTCGTTTACCGTTAAAGAGTAATTCGGGTTGCAATTGTTACCTATATCGAAAGTCCCaccatttccttttttaccGATTCTTCTTAACTGACGAATCTGACGATCTTCCCCTTATTGACGAGAAATCAAGCAGTAGCTAACGAACAGTTAAGCGAAAGCTTAACTGTAAGTTGGCTATAAGCGAACCTTGGGAAAAAAgggtaaacaaaaggaaccATGCGTAGTAAGGTGAAGTAGAAGTCTGATGAAAAGCATTTCTGCAGAGAACTATAGATATACCATGCATTGTTTACTcataaaattttggaaagagaTCCCGACAAATACTTGATGAGGAAAAAACGATTCAGAAAGAACTGACAAGGACTAAAGAGAAACTACTAGTAAAGCGACAGAACGCAAAGCATaataaatggaaaaagatttccATCTCTCGTAAGCTTAAGAGAGAAGTTCACATCTATACCTGCAAAGATTAAATAAACCGTTTGCCAATTTCAAGTTTTACTATAATCATATGCATTCCATTCCATCTAGAGCTGCTACGAGTATATTACTATGTACTTACAGAAAGGATAATAGTAAAGAATATCGTATATTAcagaatgtaaacaaaagacatAATTCAAGGAAATGGGGAAATTTCAAGCAGGACTCAATTTGAAGGAATCATTCTTTGGTCCTAATGATTATTGTTTCAAATTCTTGTTTCTGTCATGATCCCAAATCTGTCTTTGTCGGTATTTTCATAAAGAGGTATCGCATAAGGTCGGACTACGTTCtgttctttccttttcacTGTGtcttcctttcctttttttttcagtttctGTTCCGTTctaagctttttttttcttttaatttatttatttactattTATTCTTCATACCCATTGCATTTACCATAATCAACACGGTCGCACTTATTCTATCGATTGAATgtcaaaacaaaacgatATCATCCTCATTCCTTCCGAAACAGACATTGAGGAGCAAGATACTTCTTCGCAGCATACAAAGGTACTTGTTCGCACATTTGCTGCTTCTAACTTTTACCGTTTTTTAGAGTCCTCTCGCCGCAAAAACGAATGTGATCCCAGTTTCTGAAACGCCGCAGCAAAATGCACCGCTTGAAACATTCGTTCATTCACTTTTGTAAGAGAATTCTCTGCTCTTATCTATTTGTGCTAACACCCTCTATTCTGTAGCCCCTCTGCTTTTTCCGACTCAGACGACTTGCTTCCTAGCCCCAGAAATGCTCTCGGCATTCCTTGCGAATCAAATTCCAAATCAAATCATCTTCCTACACCAAATTTCCCttccaaaacaaagaaattacTAGACACTCCTTCGCATCCTCGTGATCCTATCGTTCTATCCTCTTCTCCTCCATCCGCCGTGCCTCAGACAAGTCCCTTGTTTGCGCTTACTCCTCCATCTAATCTACACgttattgaaaattttcaaagagaaaacgaaaCTCTCGATTTTGGTTCTTCCCCTTTGCGTGACAAAGTCGTTGACTCCATAGCTCTTCCCGATCCCCCATGCAATAAGACGCCCTGTTTTCAAGAAACCATTTTGGACGCTCCTCACAATACGTTTGCTCAGAAAGTTTCTCCGAAAGGTTTGTCTAATTCCCTCGACAGTTCTCTTCTTTGTGAACAGAATTTACTTCAATATAGCACCCTTTTAAATCGCTATGCTGACTCGGAATGCCCAACCCACACTCTCGAAAAAGCTCAAAGTTGTTCTAAAACCTCTCCAGGAAACCAGATGAAACAAATGTGTAAATTGCCGAGTCCGCTGGCGGGCTCTGGTTTTGATGACACcaaatcttcttcgtcttcttctaaaCCCAGTTCTCACGAGAATGATCGGGATGCTTCACTGTTTGATTTGCCTACTGTGGATTTAGCCTCCACAACAATTTCTCGAAAACGCACTCTTGATGCACTGTCTACGAACAATACTGCAGACTTAACCCAGAGCAACGATCTaaaaaagctgaaaaaactgaaaaatatttactCAAAGAGTTTTCAAGATTCTTCGAATGATTACGATAATCAAGAAGCATTGCACAGTACTTTACggaaatcaaaaactaTGGGAAAAGTCGGtttatccaaaaagaaaattgagGAAGccgaaagaaagaagaataaagaaCTACAAAAGATTAATAAGGTTAAGAGAACTAGAGAAGAATGCTTATCCGAAATGATTTTATCGCTTTCTGATGCAGATTTATCTACTGTCTGGGGGGCTTCAGTCTCTGAAACCTTAAACcctttttcttgtgaatTCAGAACTGTGAAacatcaacaaaaaagcacggtgttttggaaaagaaaggtcAATACATACTTTGATCATTCTGCCAACCGGTTTGAATTTGTCACCGAACATGTACAAAACGAGCCATTTTCACTTTATCGAACCCCTTGTTCTGATTTCGTGACAAAAATTGCTGATGGCATACTGGATGATTTTGTTAAATCGTGCAAGCTTCAATCTCCAAACAGCAAACTCATAATCATATTAGAAGGAGTTAACAgtcatttcaaaaatgtcAAGTCTGATATTAATCGTCAGTATGCTAATGCGGTTAATACCGGTACAAGACCCTTGTTATTTGGCTCGCTTTCTAAATTTCAGACAATCACAAAGGAAGTTCTCGAAAGTGAAGTCTGCAGGATAAACGTTCAGCATAATGTACTACTAAACTATTCTAacgatgaaaaagaaactgcCGATTGGATCATATCCATTACCTCCGACATAGCTCTATCACGATATAAACAATTCTCCCATTTGTCTGCTAGGATTTCATTAGCGGAAATAGGGCATGTTAAATCAGCCGATCGAGCTGAGAATACGCTGAATTTTATGTTAAGGCAACTACTAAGAGTTACTCCCAACATTTCAAATGCTATCTGCGATTACTTTCCGTCCATTCCCAAGCTGATTCAACATCTGAAAGCAAATGGTGAAGAATCTTTGTCTAATATCATGGTTACTACGGCTATCAGCGAAAGGAATCTTGGAATAGCTTTATCCCGCCGGATCTATAACACGTTTTTGGGTAGAAGAAGTGCGGATGATGCCCCGTAGACACCAGCAtgtatattatttataatttgcCATTCTTTTATTAGTCATccatataaataataaataaatttattgCTACCTTCTGTTTAGTAGACAAATGTCATCATTAAGCACACAGGCACATAAATATGCATcagttttcattttggttAAGTGCCTTTCTAACCGCTAATACATTATCGACAATAACGGCATCCACACCAAATCGGACCTGGCGTCTTACATTGTCTGTGTCGTTGTTTAAAACACCATACGTATAGCAAGTCAACTTCAATTGCTTTACAGCTTTAATTAACCGTGGAGTTTTGATCAAAGGCTCACAAGCACTTACAATACCAAGCAAATTCCATTGGGCAGCAAATCTCATAGAATCCTTAAGGGAGGCTGCTCTGGCATCAGTTCGAAAAGCTGTACCACCTTCTGTTAAGAACAGAACAGGTACAGAGCATTTTAGTGACAACAAGATACAAATATCTGGATTGAAACTAGAGAAAATGTATCGTCTATGACCTCCATACTTTTGTATCACGGAAAGAATAGTATCCACGAACGCATTGTAGTCATATGCGACAGGTAAAAGATTCTCCTCCTCGGCCTCACTCAGCATTGGATATTTAAACTCAACATTTAATCCTACCGATTGAGGAACCTTTTCCAAGATGTCACGTAAAGTATTAAAAGGAGCACAAATGCTATGTCCCAATGCGTTTCCTTTATAAACCTTACGCTTCGTATTCGAAGGCTCTTCTTGAGAATTCagtaaattcaataaatccaGATGAGTATCTGAAGATCTTGATACTGAAGAGCTATACGCACGAGGACGACGCTTAAGACTGTATTCATGGAGATCATCCGCCATTTTTTTGTCAGATGGGCTATGCGAAACTGATAAAAACTGTTCCAAGGTTAAAGAATGAACCTGAGCATCAGTTCCTGTTTCATTAACGGCAAAATCGTGGTATACAACAGGAACCTTATCTTTCGTTAGTTGAACATCCAACTCAACGTAGGAAGCACCCAAATCAGCAgcttttataaaagattGGACTGTGTTTTCACCGAGTTGTAAAGTCAAACGATCAGGTTGATTTTTTCCTAATCCACGGTGCCCTATAACCTCTACGCTGTTTGATTTCCCGGATTCCGAAGGCGATTTCGATGTAGCAGGTGATTCATCGTGATCCTCTAAAGTCGATCTATCAAAATTTGAGACCGACTCTAAGGAATTAGCACCGTGAACGCGTTCGGAACCCAGCTTTAGAATATTTTTATCCGGAGCGGTAGACACCAATGCATCGACATGAATTTTCGCAATCGGTTTTAGTCCTTTACTGGATAACAAAGTAAGGGAAGGGAGCGGTTTTAATGACTGCATACCTTTACCTAAATTTGGAATAAAGTCGCTCAATTGAGCGTAAGCTCTACCAATTACCTTCAAGGACCTGTGGCCTAAAGCGTCAATACAAACAGTGGTTTTATCAATGTTCTTCGTGGCAAAAACCAACTCATAAGGAGGAGATGCAACAGCGGATTTGACGTTTATCTCCTCGGTAGCTTCATAATGCATATAGACAGAGTCGTCAATTGCTTCATCCGGTTCAACCacatcttcaaaatcaaCCTCACCAACATTGTCAAAATGCGAACGAGGCACATCAATAACCACACTAGAGCTTGTAGACTTTTCACGAAACATAGATGATTCTGATGAAGTTGCTTGTATATTAGTCGCAAGACTAGTAGACGGTAAATCAGCTGTCGATGATTTGGAGGAACCGACAGAAGACGATGCCTTACCGGAGAGGTATTGAGCTTCTTCACCTTCAAGTGTGACACGTATACGTCCGGTTAAGCCACTCAATCTCAAAATCACAATAGACGAAGAGGGTTGAATCTCCATAGCTCGTTTTCGGCTTCTCATCTCTGCTCCCGATGATTTTACGGATAAAGAATCTAGATTCACAGGACCATCACTCAAAGTTACAGACGTTTGCAACAAATCGAGTACCTCCATTTTTCCACGAACAACGGCATGTTCCATTGCTGTCCAACCAGAAGCGTCAATCTCATCAACGGATGAGCCAAATTGAATAAGGACCTTAATAATTTCTGAAAATCCGAGAGCACTGGCAAGCATCAATGGCGTCCATGAAAAGGGGGCCTCGCGTGTATTTTGATCTGCGCCGTATTTTATCAGCATTTCTACACAACTTGAGCGGTGGTTTCGAACAGCAGCGTGCAGAGCACTACTTCCTTTTGCATCGTGCTCATTAGCATCGAAACCGGCATCCAGGAGTTCTTTGATCATTCCTGCGTTGTCTCCTACCAAGCATACCAATACCAATGGAGGTATTGGGCCGGGCTTGGTTGAAGGTGTACTTTTGTCTTGACAAGATAAAAGGGCATGCAACACTTTTACATGGTTGCCTCTAATAGCCAAGGTTAAAGGGGTATCATGCATAATGTCAAACCAATAAGGACGCATCCAATTTAGAGGTTCCGCTGAAGGGATGGACGATAtgattttacaaaattcgTAACATAACGTATAGAAGCCAGCTTCAGCAGCTGAGTGCATGACTGTTTGCCCCTTGCTATTTCTCTCGACAGAGAGGATTCGTGTTAAAAGAGAATTAAGATGgtctttttctaaatatATGACAGAGCATATGTCCTTGACAACTTCTAAAAAGCAGTACACGCCATGACCGGGACCATCTAGGTTATTCACTGCACGACGTAAAGCAGAAGCGAGACATTCCGATCGAAGTCCCATTCTTCCAACGACTTCTCTCATGCAAGCTTTAGCAGCAGCAACAATAGTAGCAGCAAGTATATCAATCAAGACGGTTTCGGGAGCGTTGATACAGGTTTCAGCAATCTCTCTAACGTCATCCTGTTGAATGTATGTAAGCAAGTCTTTCTTTATCGGATGTTTCGAGGATATATGCTCTAGCTTTTTTAAGGTAtctgtctttttttgagaaCTGTCCAATGCCTTCAAAGAGAGTAGGGTTTCGTAAATTTTTGCCGAATTGGCAAAATCCAGCTTCATAACTTTACGTTCGTAAAAAGTGGTTTCGCGGTCGGTACCAAGATGCTTGTCCATGTTGGCCGacaatttttcaaatgccAACTTGTTCCATTcagcaaaagaagaaagtttttgtAATCGTAAATCCAAATcctttatttgtttatttcgCTCTTGAGTTTCGTTTATAGAACCAGATCGATGATTGGTTATTTCTAGATCATCCTCGTTCGAGAGACGAGAAATATAAGCATTGAGCTGAGAAATGTTTGtagagaaaaaattgaCTACTTTTTCTAGATTTGCAACCAACATCTCGTCTGGTGAACCCTTAGGCCATGAACCATCTGGAGCCCGCTGCAAATATGCGTTCTTACTTGTGGGGTTGGAAGCCACAAATTGgattttttgctttattcCGTTATAATCCACATATTCATCAGCGAATTCTGAGATTAGGGCCAATTGGAGACTGCATGTTAGCATGGAATaaggataaaaaagaaaggaaaaaggaaatggtTAGTAGTATAGAAAGGTAGTGTATCTTATATCCATGTAGCCTCGCCTTTCGTCTCACTGAGTGGGCATGATTTTGACGTtggaacaaaaagaattgcgCATCATCCTTTCAACTTTTTAAGGCCCTTTTCTATACGCATGGATTGACAAGATTTGACGACCAAATGCTTGTTTTCTAAACATCCATCGATATTTATACGctacaaaaagaatgtacCTACCTTTCACCAAATTTCATAACAGATAAATTATGAATCCGAAAGTGTATAAAAAAGACTGAACCGGACTCAAAAGAGGTATAAAGTATACTGCAAAGGTAGAATGGGAGAGGCTAAGTTCAAAACAGCCTGAAAATCTGGACAACCTCGCCTTCAAATACGTTATAACAGATTAACAGAATTTACTTCATCTTGCGGTAGGCTGTTCTGGCATATTATACCATAATGTACTGCATTTGTATCATTTAAAAGCGATAAAACGATATCTGTTTAGACAGTCGTCTATATGTACAAAGGTCCCATGCAGTTTGTCTCAACATGAAAAATGCATAGAATCGGCTGAAGGTTGCAATTCAATTTGAGTGTTCTCATAGttaaattctttattaaGTGGTGAGTCTTTtacaaaggaaagaaacaattggAAAGAGTGAGCGGAAAGTGAATTTTTGGCACACAGAGAGAGACAGAGACAACCATGTCGAAGTTGctattttgattttttctttcattggCGAGTCTTGCTTTCTTACATTGATCTTCTTGGTCGAGTCATCGAGTCAAGTAGCGGTGTGGAATGCCGCTCTATTTCACCTGAAttggaatgaaaaaagattatGCGAAGAAGAAGCCACAAAAGCGGATTTTTATAATCCTCTTCTTCGTATTGTATTACTCCGTCATCCGAAAAGAGCTCGACTACGTTGACATCTAATTTTGATAGTCCTTAAGACGATCAGAGATCAATTAACAACTTGATAGATCTAAAAGCTAAAGCTAAAAAATTTGTTCGTCTTCTACGGCTACCATAGCTACAGTCTCTTCTTACGAAATTTCATTTAccttgctttgtttactaattGTAAAATCTTACTCCTAAGACTTATAATAGCAAATGTTTTTAACAATATATTGCATAAAcatatataatatattaaCAAATAGCTACTGATGTCACAAAACTGGATACGTTGTCACCAAGAAGTGCAAATTTATGTGTCTCTTAAAGTCAAGGTAAAGAACAATTATTATAACATACGTGTGTTTTGTactgttaaaaaaaagcttccTTCATTAGATGTGCGATGAGAAAGGCTAGCACAAGGAAGTACTAAAAGTAAGAGTGTACTTGAAGTAACTCTGCCATTTCAAGTCTATAGGGAAGCCTTCTATGctcatttgaaaacaaattataTCAACGAGTTATGCAATCAAATATTGTTCTATTTTTACTAAATGGAACATTTTTATAGGGAACATACCACGGTTTTTGATACGCGACTGTTTATTTACACTTGGTTGCTATAGAAACTGAcgcgtaaacaaaacaatttgcAAATTATATAACTAGCATTTGATCACCATTGTTGAGCTTGGCGACAATTGAAGTTTTTAATACATTTGCGCTTTACAGTTGATAGTCAATTAAGCCTTGGATCTGATACTTCGTATACCACACGTCTAgagtcttttgtttacctcTACTGCTAAAGTTTTCAAGTCTGTTCTAGCAGTAAAACTTTGTGGTACCAGCTTagttattcttttttgactatttgtgttttgtttgtacTCTTTTTTGGACTTTGCATTTAAAAATCGCTAATGTATTCCGTGTACTCTTTACTCCTGCTGGCTGTCCTAAGCCAAGTCAGTTGGGCATTACATTTCAGCAACAATTCTTCAGTGATCAGTTACTGTGGTTCTGATGTCGCAAACCAGCCATCTTCAGCCTCTATTACTCTTCATAGTAATTCTTCTATGATTGCTACAGATAATTCAAGATCAACGGTCCCAACATCATCTAT contains:
- the eme1 gene encoding Holliday junction resolvase subunit Eme1; the encoded protein is MSKQNDIILIPSETDIEEQDTSSQHTKSPLAAKTNVIPVSETPQQNAPLETFVHSLFPSAFSDSDDLLPSPRNALGIPCESNSKSNHLPTPNFPSKTKKLLDTPSHPRDPIVLSSSPPSAVPQTSPLFALTPPSNLHVIENFQRENETLDFGSSPLRDKVVDSIALPDPPCNKTPCFQETILDAPHNTFAQKVSPKGLSNSLDSSLLCEQNLLQYSTLLNRYADSECPTHTLEKAQSCSKTSPGNQMKQMCKLPSPLAGSGFDDTKSSSSSSKPSSHENDRDASLFDLPTVDLASTTISRKRTLDALSTNNTADLTQSNDLKKLKKLKNIYSKSFQDSSNDYDNQEALHSTLRKSKTMGKVGLSKKKIEEAERKKNKELQKINKVKRTREECLSEMILSLSDADLSTVWGASVSETLNPFSCEFRTVKHQQKSTVFWKRKVNTYFDHSANRFEFVTEHVQNEPFSLYRTPCSDFVTKIADGILDDFVKSCKLQSPNSKLIIILEGVNSHFKNVKSDINRQYANAVNTGTRPLLFGSLSKFQTITKEVLESEVCRINVQHNVLLNYSNDEKETADWIISITSDIALSRYKQFSHLSARISLAEIGHVKSADRAENTLNFMLRQLLRVTPNISNAICDYFPSIPKLIQHLKANGEESLSNIMVTTAISERNLGIALSRRIYNTFLGRRSADDAP
- the gde1 gene encoding glycerophosphoryl diester phosphodiesterase Gde1, which codes for MLTCSLQLALISEFADEYVDYNGIKQKIQFVASNPTSKNAYLQRAPDGSWPKGSPDEMLVANLEKVVNFFSTNISQLNAYISRLSNEDDLEITNHRSGSINETQERNKQIKDLDLRLQKLSSFAEWNKLAFEKLSANMDKHLGTDRETTFYERKVMKLDFANSAKIYETLLSLKALDSSQKKTDTLKKLEHISSKHPIKKDLLTYIQQDDVREIAETCINAPETVLIDILAATIVAAAKACMREVVGRMGLRSECLASALRRAVNNLDGPGHGVYCFLEVVKDICSVIYLEKDHLNSLLTRILSVERNSKGQTVMHSAAEAGFYTLCYEFCKIISSIPSAEPLNWMRPYWFDIMHDTPLTLAIRGNHVKVLHALLSCQDKSTPSTKPGPIPPLVLVCLVGDNAGMIKELLDAGFDANEHDAKGSSALHAAVRNHRSSCVEMLIKYGADQNTREAPFSWTPLMLASALGFSEIIKVLIQFGSSVDEIDASGWTAMEHAVVRGKMEVLDLLQTSVTLSDGPVNLDSLSVKSSGAEMRSRKRAMEIQPSSSIVILRLSGLTGRIRVTLEGEEAQYLSGKASSSVGSSKSSTADLPSTSLATNIQATSSESSMFREKSTSSSVVIDVPRSHFDNVGEVDFEDVVEPDEAIDDSVYMHYEATEEINVKSAVASPPYELVFATKNIDKTTVCIDALGHRSLKVIGRAYAQLSDFIPNLGKGMQSLKPLPSLTLLSSKGLKPIAKIHVDALVSTAPDKNILKLGSERVHGANSLESVSNFDRSTLEDHDESPATSKSPSESGKSNSVEVIGHRGLGKNQPDRLTLQLGENTVQSFIKAADLGASYVELDVQLTKDKVPVVYHDFAVNETGTDAQVHSLTLEQFLSVSHSPSDKKMADDLHEYSLKRRPRAYSSSVSRSSDTHLDLLNLLNSQEEPSNTKRKVYKGNALGHSICAPFNTLRDILEKVPQSVGLNVEFKYPMLSEAEEENLLPVAYDYNAFVDTILSVIQKYGGHRRYIFSSFNPDICILLSLKCSVPVLFLTEGGTAFRTDARAASLKDSMRFAAQWNLLGIVSACEPLIKTPRLIKAVKQLKLTCYTYGVLNNDTDNVRRQVRFGVDAVIVDNVLAVRKALNQNEN